A section of the Hypomesus transpacificus isolate Combined female chromosome 1, fHypTra1, whole genome shotgun sequence genome encodes:
- the LOC124469313 gene encoding F-box/LRR-repeat protein 12-like isoform X1: MEDLKTCTLDYFPENILIDILSYLSVRELVRSGRVCKRWKRLVKDQRLWRAVDLTAWKGVTSRMLWVLLRQYLGCGLRCLRLRGLLLSARGGAFLSESWLKALSARCPRLRRLSLLHADLRGLRSCQLLPPTLQILELRGCELPQGFFTQNPPCELDGSEKASTAHAQQRGRAETRKGSASTSGIAIETIVLDNVPSFTDQHLQSLASWEKLSRLELRDVLRVTAAGLRGSAARETGSTVEGLYRLKYLEIGNSGRPGSQMQMASLGLGAGWRGLEELSLGGREVGPGLLCASRLKDLQRLRLRGCRLSEMQVLRSCRTLKELRRLEFCEVFFQARQRTEEGEGEREEGGEEGGEGAGVDRGGENPDKLDENDPVPSLRRSLVALLPRCALVFTNCTVTINSD; encoded by the exons ATGGAAGACTTAAAAACTTGCACCCTCGACTACTTCCCCGagaatattttaattgatattTTATCTTACTTAAGTGTACGAGAGCTTGTCCGAAGTGGAAG AGTTTGTAAGAGATGGAAACGGCTGGTAAAAGACCAAAGACTGTGGCGAGCTGTTGATCTTACGGCATGGAAAGGG GTGACATCTCGCATGCTATGGGTCCTCCTGCGCCAGTACCTGGGCTGTGGGTTGAGATGCCTGCGCCTGCGCGGTTTGCTGCTGTCGGCCAGAGGTGGGGCCTTTCTCTCAGAGTCCTGGCTCAAAGCCTTGTCCGCCAGGTGCCCCCGCCTGCGCAGACTCTCCCTGTTGCATGCTGACCTGAGAGGCCTGCGCAGTTGCCAGCTCCTACCTCCAACCCTTCAGATCCTTGAGTTGCGTGGCTGTGAGCTACCACAAGGGTTTTTCACACAGAATCCCCCCTGTGAACTAGACGGTTCTGAAAAGGCATCTACTGCCCATGCTCAGCAAAGGGGTCGGGCTGAGACTAGGAAAGGGTCTGCTTCCACGTCTGGGATTGCCATAGAGACGATAGTCCTTGACAACGTACCCTCCTTCACAGACCAGCATCTGCAGAGTCTGGCTTCATGGGAGAAGCTTTCTCGCCTGGAGCTCCGGGACGTCTTGCGTGTCACCGCTGCAGGCCTTAGAGGCAGTGCTGCCAGGGAGACTGGCTCCACAGTGGAGGGCCTTTACAGGCTCAAGTACCTAGAGATAGGCAACTCTGGGCGGCCAGGCTCTCAGATGCAGATGGCCTctctggggctgggggcaggcTGGCGGGGCCTAGAGGAACTCAGCCTAGGAGGAAGGGAAGTGGGTCCGGGGCTCCTGTGTGCCAGCCGCCTCAAGGACCTGCAGAGGCTACGCCTGAGAGGCTGCAGACTGAGTGAAATGCAGGTGCTGCGTAGCTGCAGGACACTGAAGGAACTGCGAAGACTTGAGTTCTGTGAGGTGTTTTTTCAGGCccgacagaggacagaggagggggagggggagagggaggaagggggagaggaaggtggCGAGGGTGCTGGTGTTGATAGGGGTGGTGAAAACCCCGACAAACTGGATGAGAATGACCCTGTACCTAGCCTACGTCGCTCCCTTGTAGCCCTCCTTCCACGGTGCGCACTTGTGTTCACCAATTGCACTGTAACAATAAATTCAGACTAG
- the LOC124469313 gene encoding F-box/LRR-repeat protein 12-like isoform X2 — protein sequence MLWVLLRQYLGCGLRCLRLRGLLLSARGGAFLSESWLKALSARCPRLRRLSLLHADLRGLRSCQLLPPTLQILELRGCELPQGFFTQNPPCELDGSEKASTAHAQQRGRAETRKGSASTSGIAIETIVLDNVPSFTDQHLQSLASWEKLSRLELRDVLRVTAAGLRGSAARETGSTVEGLYRLKYLEIGNSGRPGSQMQMASLGLGAGWRGLEELSLGGREVGPGLLCASRLKDLQRLRLRGCRLSEMQVLRSCRTLKELRRLEFCEVFFQARQRTEEGEGEREEGGEEGGEGAGVDRGGENPDKLDENDPVPSLRRSLVALLPRCALVFTNCTVTINSD from the coding sequence ATGCTATGGGTCCTCCTGCGCCAGTACCTGGGCTGTGGGTTGAGATGCCTGCGCCTGCGCGGTTTGCTGCTGTCGGCCAGAGGTGGGGCCTTTCTCTCAGAGTCCTGGCTCAAAGCCTTGTCCGCCAGGTGCCCCCGCCTGCGCAGACTCTCCCTGTTGCATGCTGACCTGAGAGGCCTGCGCAGTTGCCAGCTCCTACCTCCAACCCTTCAGATCCTTGAGTTGCGTGGCTGTGAGCTACCACAAGGGTTTTTCACACAGAATCCCCCCTGTGAACTAGACGGTTCTGAAAAGGCATCTACTGCCCATGCTCAGCAAAGGGGTCGGGCTGAGACTAGGAAAGGGTCTGCTTCCACGTCTGGGATTGCCATAGAGACGATAGTCCTTGACAACGTACCCTCCTTCACAGACCAGCATCTGCAGAGTCTGGCTTCATGGGAGAAGCTTTCTCGCCTGGAGCTCCGGGACGTCTTGCGTGTCACCGCTGCAGGCCTTAGAGGCAGTGCTGCCAGGGAGACTGGCTCCACAGTGGAGGGCCTTTACAGGCTCAAGTACCTAGAGATAGGCAACTCTGGGCGGCCAGGCTCTCAGATGCAGATGGCCTctctggggctgggggcaggcTGGCGGGGCCTAGAGGAACTCAGCCTAGGAGGAAGGGAAGTGGGTCCGGGGCTCCTGTGTGCCAGCCGCCTCAAGGACCTGCAGAGGCTACGCCTGAGAGGCTGCAGACTGAGTGAAATGCAGGTGCTGCGTAGCTGCAGGACACTGAAGGAACTGCGAAGACTTGAGTTCTGTGAGGTGTTTTTTCAGGCccgacagaggacagaggagggggagggggagagggaggaagggggagaggaaggtggCGAGGGTGCTGGTGTTGATAGGGGTGGTGAAAACCCCGACAAACTGGATGAGAATGACCCTGTACCTAGCCTACGTCGCTCCCTTGTAGCCCTCCTTCCACGGTGCGCACTTGTGTTCACCAATTGCACTGTAACAATAAATTCAGACTAG